One Streptomyces sp. P9-A2 DNA window includes the following coding sequences:
- a CDS encoding VOC family protein — MSARFDAIGLVVSDMGASVAFYRRLGFAFPEGAEEQGHAEAELPGGLRLLMDTEEVVRSFHAEWEPPSGEGRISLALRCDSPAEVDFLYEELVASGCRSELKPWDAVWGQRYATVLDPDGNGVDLFAPLDG; from the coding sequence ATGAGCGCACGATTTGATGCCATCGGGTTGGTCGTCTCCGACATGGGCGCCTCGGTCGCCTTCTATCGGCGGCTCGGGTTCGCGTTTCCCGAGGGGGCCGAGGAACAGGGGCACGCGGAGGCGGAACTGCCGGGCGGGTTGAGGTTGTTGATGGACACCGAGGAGGTCGTCCGGTCGTTCCACGCCGAGTGGGAGCCGCCGTCGGGCGAGGGGCGGATCTCGCTCGCCCTGCGGTGCGACAGTCCCGCCGAAGTGGACTTCCTCTACGAGGAGTTGGTGGCGAGCGGCTGCCGGAGCGAGCTCAAGCCGTGGGATGCGGTGTGGGGGCAGCGGTACGCCACCGTCCTCGACCCGGACGGCAACGGGGTCGATCTGTTCGCGCCGCTGGACGGGTGA
- a CDS encoding carboxylesterase/lipase family protein codes for MTADRTNPVVRTPYGAVSGRWERGTAVFRGIPYAAPPFGPHRFRPPVPPEPWDGVRDAGAFGPTAPKPSYSDAFAQYLSDPSVAGDDCLNLNVWTPDPSPPARLPVLVWLHGGALTRGSSSVPVYDGQAFARDGVVFVSLNHRLGVEGYGLFPDAPANLGLRDQLAALRWVHEAIAAFGGDPDRVTLGGQSAGAIGAGALIAAPQTQGLVRRAILQSGAPEASDRDKVRRVVRRMANRLKVPATAEAFTAVDRDLLLRTQAEVGRLSSPVLGGPAFGIVTDGDLVPRAPLEALTEGGAAPGVDLLTGWTSDEYRLWLVPGGLVDRVDRLGPVALAGAMARCHCGGEIPRGYRTLRPDAGTAEIVGQLVTDHLLRLPLHRLADGREDPSYVYEFAWPSHRPALGACHALELGFVFDSGDEPDTRKLAGEGAPQALSDAMHGAWVRFVSDGEPGWERWDARHPVRMFGHGAPHTAHGPRDRELALWTTNTADATEDLPPVAPSELRSVISRLRRNGALRRR; via the coding sequence ATGACGGCAGACCGGACGAACCCCGTGGTCAGAACACCGTACGGGGCCGTAAGCGGCCGGTGGGAACGCGGGACCGCCGTGTTCCGGGGCATCCCGTACGCGGCGCCTCCCTTCGGCCCGCACAGGTTCCGGCCACCGGTCCCGCCGGAGCCCTGGGACGGAGTGCGCGACGCCGGGGCCTTCGGACCGACGGCCCCGAAACCGTCGTACTCCGACGCCTTCGCCCAGTATCTGTCCGACCCGTCCGTGGCCGGCGACGACTGCCTCAACCTGAATGTGTGGACCCCCGACCCGTCCCCGCCGGCCCGGCTGCCGGTACTGGTCTGGCTGCACGGCGGAGCCCTGACCAGGGGTTCCTCGTCGGTACCGGTGTACGACGGGCAGGCCTTCGCCCGCGACGGCGTGGTGTTCGTGTCGCTCAACCACCGGCTCGGCGTCGAGGGCTACGGCCTGTTCCCGGACGCCCCCGCCAACCTGGGCCTGCGCGACCAGCTCGCCGCCCTGCGCTGGGTCCACGAGGCGATCGCGGCCTTCGGCGGCGACCCCGACCGCGTCACCCTCGGCGGCCAGTCCGCCGGAGCGATCGGCGCCGGCGCGCTCATAGCCGCCCCGCAGACCCAGGGCCTGGTACGACGGGCGATCCTGCAGAGCGGAGCCCCCGAGGCGTCCGACCGTGACAAGGTACGGCGGGTGGTGCGCCGCATGGCCAACCGGCTGAAGGTCCCCGCCACCGCCGAAGCCTTCACCGCCGTCGACCGCGACCTGCTGCTGCGTACCCAGGCCGAGGTGGGACGCCTCAGCAGCCCGGTGCTCGGCGGACCCGCCTTCGGCATCGTCACCGACGGCGACCTCGTACCGCGCGCCCCCCTGGAAGCCCTCACCGAGGGCGGCGCCGCCCCCGGCGTCGACCTGCTCACCGGCTGGACCAGCGACGAGTACCGGCTGTGGCTGGTACCGGGCGGCCTCGTGGACCGTGTGGACCGGCTCGGGCCCGTCGCCCTGGCCGGTGCGATGGCCCGCTGCCACTGCGGCGGCGAGATCCCGCGCGGCTACCGCACCCTGCGCCCCGACGCCGGCACCGCCGAGATCGTCGGCCAGCTCGTCACCGACCACCTCCTGCGCCTCCCGCTCCACCGGCTCGCCGACGGCCGCGAAGACCCCTCCTACGTCTACGAGTTCGCCTGGCCCTCCCACCGTCCCGCCCTCGGCGCCTGCCACGCCCTGGAACTCGGCTTCGTCTTCGACAGCGGCGACGAGCCCGACACGCGCAAACTCGCGGGCGAGGGGGCACCCCAGGCCCTGTCCGACGCGATGCACGGCGCATGGGTGCGGTTCGTCTCCGACGGCGAGCCGGGATGGGAACGCTGGGACGCGAGGCACCCGGTCCGGATGTTCGGCCACGGCGCACCGCACACCGCGCATGGCCCACGCGACCGCGAACTCGCCCTGTGGACCACGAACACGGCTGACGCCACCGAGGACCTCCCGCCCGTCGCCCCCTCGGAACTCCGCTCGGTCATCAGCCGGTTGCGCCGCAACGGTGCGCTCCGGAGGCGCTGA
- a CDS encoding RNA-guided endonuclease InsQ/TnpB family protein, whose amino-acid sequence MSRFRMYPTGEQAGVMLGHCAHARCVWNLAVEQHAHWQPGRRSAPGFAEQCRQLTEARRDNDWLRAGNADVQQQALKDFARAKAARFASGFGEPTWRRKHMHEGFRVIGTDRVPESHPDGSPKLNARGRQVMGRSVVVRRLNRRWARVKVPGCGWVRFRLTRTELPAAKTFRVTFRNNRWHIAFAVVPEPVDGPGTGEVIGIDRGVTITAALSDGRKLNCPQLTARERAQIRKHQRRAARAPRGSEAKAAEHAKVARLRAREADRRKDWCEKTSTMLARTYRLIRFEKLNITTMTRSAKGTLAQPGTLRHREPAGRE is encoded by the coding sequence ATGTCACGTTTCCGGATGTACCCGACGGGTGAGCAGGCGGGCGTCATGCTCGGGCACTGCGCGCACGCCCGGTGCGTGTGGAATCTGGCCGTCGAGCAGCACGCGCACTGGCAGCCGGGGCGCAGGTCCGCTCCCGGGTTCGCGGAGCAGTGCCGTCAGCTCACCGAGGCGCGCCGGGACAACGACTGGCTGCGTGCCGGGAACGCGGACGTGCAGCAGCAGGCCCTGAAGGACTTCGCCAGGGCCAAAGCCGCCCGGTTCGCTTCCGGGTTCGGCGAGCCGACCTGGCGCAGGAAACACATGCACGAGGGCTTCCGCGTGATCGGCACCGACCGCGTGCCGGAGTCCCATCCGGACGGTTCGCCGAAGCTGAACGCCAGGGGCAGGCAGGTCATGGGCCGCTCGGTGGTGGTGCGGAGGCTGAACCGGCGCTGGGCGCGGGTGAAGGTGCCCGGCTGCGGCTGGGTCCGCTTCCGCCTCACCCGCACCGAGCTACCCGCCGCGAAGACCTTCCGAGTCACCTTCCGCAACAACCGGTGGCACATCGCCTTCGCCGTCGTTCCCGAACCGGTCGACGGGCCCGGCACGGGGGAGGTCATCGGCATCGACCGGGGCGTGACGATCACCGCCGCCCTCTCCGACGGGCGGAAACTGAACTGCCCACAGCTCACCGCCCGCGAGCGCGCGCAGATCCGCAAGCACCAGCGCCGCGCGGCCCGCGCCCCCAGGGGCAGCGAGGCCAAGGCCGCCGAGCACGCGAAGGTGGCCAGGCTCAGGGCCCGGGAGGCGGACCGGCGCAAGGACTGGTGCGAGAAAACCTCCACCATGCTCGCCCGCACCTACCGCCTGATCCGGTTCGAGAAACTGAACATCACGACCATGACCCGCTCGGCGAAGGGAACCCTCGCACAGCCCGGCACGCTGCGGCACCGCGAACCCGCGGGCCGCGAGTAG
- a CDS encoding chitinase, with protein sequence MRPRKLVLMAAGAAAVLSTLTLAPTALADKTDAKTTAAEFVVSQAQFNDMFPNGNSFYTYGGLTAALSAYPGFTNTGSDTVKKQEAAAFLANVSHETGGLVHVVEQNTANYPHYCDTTQPYGCPAGNDKYYGRGPVQLSWNFNYKAAGDDLGIDLLNNPDLVQNDAAVAWKTGLCYWNTQSGPGTMTPHDAMANGAGFGETIRSINGSLECNGGNPAQVQSRIDTYQHFTQLLGVEPGGNLSC encoded by the coding sequence GTGCGCCCCCGCAAACTCGTACTGATGGCCGCCGGCGCGGCCGCCGTCCTCTCCACCCTCACGCTCGCCCCGACAGCCCTCGCGGACAAGACCGACGCGAAGACCACCGCTGCCGAATTCGTGGTGAGCCAGGCGCAGTTCAACGACATGTTCCCGAACGGGAATTCGTTCTACACCTACGGCGGCCTCACCGCCGCGCTCAGCGCCTACCCCGGTTTCACCAACACCGGCAGCGACACCGTGAAGAAGCAGGAGGCCGCCGCCTTCCTCGCCAACGTCAGCCACGAGACCGGCGGACTCGTCCACGTCGTCGAACAGAACACCGCCAACTACCCGCACTACTGCGACACCACCCAGCCGTACGGCTGCCCGGCCGGCAACGACAAGTACTACGGACGCGGCCCGGTCCAGCTCAGCTGGAACTTCAACTACAAGGCCGCCGGCGACGACCTCGGCATCGACCTGCTCAACAACCCCGACCTCGTACAGAACGACGCGGCCGTCGCCTGGAAGACGGGCCTGTGCTACTGGAACACACAGAGCGGGCCCGGCACGATGACACCGCACGACGCCATGGCCAACGGCGCCGGGTTCGGTGAGACCATCCGTTCCATCAACGGCAGCCTGGAGTGCAACGGCGGCAACCCGGCACAGGTACAGAGCCGGATCGACACCTACCAGCACTTCACCCAGCTCCTCGGCGTCGAACCCGGCGGCAACCTCAGCTGCTGA
- a CDS encoding homoserine dehydrogenase: MREVSRADVVLSGYGPVGRAFVEYLARQGDELARRHGVRVNVGAVRASSAQCRLREGEPVPPRSAWSPPTSLEETLDRTAARVFVQAIPSSPELRSHAAQEALVALRRGVHVVTATKSHLLSHWRDLDEAARTTGSMIRISGATGAALPAGDLARTSLRGLGCTTIRACPNGTATFVLDRLAEGDSLGEAIREAQRRGTAEADPSSDLSGADAATKVRLLAALAWGWDPASVRVRAEPVDEGTSRAALDAVSRARRLRAVASASVDEPRLVRVRLEETEPGDPLHALVGPEKAVVFGCPDAGDVIVSGGRSSPLGAALALVKDTIEVTAPRTGFL, translated from the coding sequence ATGCGTGAAGTGAGCCGGGCCGATGTGGTGCTCTCCGGATACGGTCCGGTCGGCCGGGCCTTCGTCGAGTACCTGGCGCGGCAGGGGGACGAGCTTGCCCGTCGGCACGGCGTACGGGTGAACGTGGGTGCCGTCCGGGCGAGTTCCGCGCAGTGCCGGCTCCGCGAGGGCGAGCCCGTGCCGCCCCGCTCGGCGTGGAGTCCGCCGACTTCACTGGAGGAGACGCTCGACCGGACCGCTGCCCGCGTCTTCGTCCAGGCGATCCCGTCCTCGCCCGAACTCCGTTCGCACGCCGCGCAGGAGGCCCTCGTCGCCCTGCGCAGAGGGGTCCATGTGGTCACGGCCACCAAGAGCCACCTGCTCAGCCACTGGCGGGACCTCGACGAAGCGGCCCGCACCACCGGCAGCATGATCAGGATCTCCGGGGCGACGGGAGCCGCTCTGCCGGCGGGGGACCTGGCCAGGACCTCGTTGCGCGGGTTGGGCTGCACGACGATCCGGGCCTGCCCGAACGGCACCGCCACCTTCGTCCTCGACCGCCTCGCCGAGGGCGACTCGCTGGGTGAGGCGATCCGGGAGGCTCAGCGCCGGGGCACCGCGGAGGCGGATCCGTCGTCCGACCTGTCCGGTGCGGACGCCGCCACGAAGGTGCGGCTGCTGGCGGCTCTGGCCTGGGGATGGGACCCGGCGTCCGTACGGGTGCGGGCGGAGCCGGTGGACGAGGGGACTTCCCGGGCGGCGCTGGACGCCGTCTCCCGAGCGCGCCGCCTGCGGGCCGTGGCAAGCGCGTCCGTGGACGAGCCCCGCCTTGTCCGCGTCCGGCTGGAGGAGACGGAGCCCGGCGACCCCCTGCACGCGCTCGTCGGGCCGGAGAAGGCCGTGGTGTTCGGCTGCCCCGACGCCGGCGACGTGATCGTCAGCGGGGGGCGCTCGAGTCCGCTGGGCGCCGCGCTCGCCCTGGTGAAGGACACCATCGAGGTCACGGCTCCCCGCACCGGGTTCCTCTGA
- a CDS encoding SGNH/GDSL hydrolase family protein yields the protein MPNPEYAEPTEQAGQAAPPGRTMPHETADTVEPADTVEPAAITENSRNVPTTDTARRARYTRYVALGDSQTEGVGDGDDVTGLRGWADRLAEHVAAVNPGLEYANLAVRGRVAGQVRAEQLGPALALRPDLATVVAGVNDLLRPRFDAAEVAGHLEAMFAALTEAGAHVVTLTFPDIGRIAPAARPLRSRLFDVNDRIRAAAARHGVTVAEIEPHDVSTDPRLWSTDRLHASPLGHARIAEAAAQAIGLPGTDDSWTRPLPLLPAPTRLRATAAELRWAATFLGPWVGRRLRGRSSGDHRLAKRPELQPVRVPAL from the coding sequence GTGCCGAACCCTGAATACGCCGAGCCGACGGAGCAGGCCGGGCAAGCCGCACCGCCCGGGAGGACCATGCCGCACGAAACCGCCGACACCGTCGAACCCGCCGACACCGTCGAACCCGCCGCGATCACCGAGAACTCCAGGAACGTGCCCACCACCGACACCGCCCGCCGCGCCCGTTACACCCGCTACGTCGCCCTGGGCGACAGCCAGACCGAAGGTGTCGGTGACGGCGACGACGTCACCGGCCTCCGCGGCTGGGCCGACCGCCTCGCCGAACACGTCGCGGCCGTCAATCCCGGTCTGGAGTACGCCAATCTGGCCGTACGGGGGCGGGTCGCCGGCCAGGTCCGCGCGGAGCAGCTCGGTCCGGCCCTGGCCCTGCGCCCGGACCTCGCGACCGTTGTCGCCGGGGTGAACGACCTGCTGAGGCCCCGGTTCGACGCCGCGGAGGTGGCGGGGCACCTGGAGGCGATGTTCGCCGCGCTCACGGAGGCCGGGGCCCACGTGGTGACCCTGACCTTCCCCGACATCGGGCGGATCGCGCCCGCGGCCCGGCCCCTGCGGTCCCGGCTGTTCGACGTCAACGACCGGATCCGCGCGGCGGCCGCCCGCCACGGGGTCACGGTCGCCGAGATCGAGCCGCACGACGTCTCCACCGACCCGCGGCTGTGGAGCACCGACCGGCTGCACGCGAGCCCGCTCGGCCACGCACGGATCGCCGAAGCCGCCGCCCAGGCGATCGGCCTGCCCGGCACCGACGACTCCTGGACCCGCCCGCTGCCGCTCCTGCCGGCCCCCACCCGTCTGCGGGCCACGGCCGCCGAACTGCGCTGGGCCGCCACGTTCCTCGGCCCCTGGGTCGGTCGCCGCCTGCGCGGCCGGTCCTCCGGCGACCACCGCCTCGCGAAGCGCCCCGAACTCCAGCCGGTACGCGTACCCGCCCTGTAG
- a CDS encoding PadR family transcriptional regulator, producing MALRHAVLAALLHGEYSGYQLAKAFDIGVANFWHALPQQLYAELAKLEKEGLITGRQVVQETRPNKRLFQVTAAGFAELETFAAAVSKPSFIRDDLLVKIHAADRIDTSPLIEQLEERASAAEARAGLLASLLDTMRGALDEEEYLRTGERIGPYLTCLRGLSFEREHRAWCLRTAAVLRARRRARAEP from the coding sequence ATGGCCTTGCGACATGCCGTACTGGCAGCACTCCTCCACGGCGAGTACAGCGGGTACCAGCTGGCGAAGGCCTTCGACATCGGTGTGGCGAACTTCTGGCACGCCCTCCCCCAGCAGCTCTACGCCGAGCTGGCCAAGCTGGAGAAGGAGGGCCTGATCACGGGCCGTCAGGTGGTCCAGGAGACCCGGCCCAACAAACGTCTGTTCCAGGTGACCGCCGCCGGCTTCGCCGAGCTGGAGACGTTCGCCGCCGCCGTGTCGAAACCGTCGTTCATCCGCGACGACCTGCTCGTCAAGATCCACGCCGCCGACCGCATCGACACCTCCCCGCTGATCGAGCAGCTCGAGGAGCGGGCGTCCGCCGCCGAGGCCAGGGCCGGGCTCCTCGCCTCCCTGCTGGACACGATGCGCGGCGCGCTGGACGAGGAGGAGTACCTGCGCACGGGCGAGCGGATCGGCCCGTACCTGACCTGCCTGCGTGGCCTGTCCTTCGAGCGTGAGCACCGCGCGTGGTGCCTGCGCACGGCGGCGGTCCTGCGCGCGAGGAGGCGGGCCCGTGCCGAACCCTGA
- a CDS encoding winged helix DNA-binding domain-containing protein: MTLTVRQLALATLDRQLLLERRRLDVADAVRRVGALQAQTPASPYLALWNRVRDFAPEDLDAAFTDRRIVKATLMRITLHAVHAEDYAPYHAAMLGTLRASRLHDRRFTSTGLTPVDADALLPELAGFLSRPRTGAEVEEKVTGRFGEHAHRVWWALRTYAPIHHAPAGGPWSFTQRNAYLAAPMAPGSAPQDSAAGVRRLLLAHLRAFGPASAQDFARFTLLGRPVITQALRELGDQVVRVAGPGRAALFDLVDSTVPAEDTPAPPRLLPMWDSTLLAHAVPGRVLPQEYRPSVVRRNGDMLPCLLVDGQVAGVWRAADGGLELTAFRTLTKAEWRGLTEEAEKLSALLADRDPAVYRRYGHWWDKGLPGVESRVVKG; encoded by the coding sequence GTGACTCTCACCGTGCGACAGCTCGCCCTGGCCACTCTGGACCGTCAGCTCCTGCTCGAACGCCGGCGCCTCGATGTGGCGGATGCGGTCCGCCGGGTCGGCGCTCTGCAGGCGCAGACGCCGGCGTCGCCGTACCTGGCGCTGTGGAACCGCGTGCGGGACTTCGCACCCGAGGATCTCGACGCGGCGTTCACGGACCGCCGAATAGTCAAGGCGACCCTCATGCGGATCACGCTGCACGCCGTCCATGCCGAGGACTACGCGCCCTACCACGCCGCCATGCTGGGCACCCTGCGGGCGTCGCGGCTGCACGACCGCCGCTTCACCTCGACAGGACTGACCCCCGTCGACGCCGACGCGCTGCTGCCGGAGCTCGCCGGGTTCCTGTCGCGGCCCCGCACCGGCGCCGAGGTGGAGGAGAAGGTCACGGGGCGGTTCGGCGAGCACGCGCACCGCGTGTGGTGGGCGCTGCGGACCTACGCGCCGATCCATCACGCTCCGGCCGGCGGCCCGTGGTCGTTCACCCAGCGGAACGCCTACCTCGCGGCCCCCATGGCCCCCGGGTCCGCGCCTCAGGACTCGGCAGCCGGGGTGCGGCGGCTGTTGCTCGCCCATCTACGGGCGTTCGGGCCCGCGTCGGCCCAGGACTTCGCCCGGTTCACCTTGCTGGGGCGCCCGGTGATCACCCAGGCACTGCGGGAACTCGGCGACCAGGTGGTGCGGGTGGCGGGTCCGGGCCGCGCCGCTCTGTTCGACCTGGTGGACTCCACGGTGCCCGCCGAGGACACGCCGGCGCCGCCGAGGCTGTTGCCGATGTGGGACAGCACGCTGCTGGCCCACGCCGTCCCCGGCCGGGTCCTGCCTCAGGAATACCGGCCGTCGGTCGTACGGCGGAACGGCGACATGCTGCCCTGCCTGCTCGTCGACGGGCAGGTCGCCGGAGTGTGGCGCGCGGCTGACGGCGGGCTGGAACTGACCGCCTTCCGCACGCTCACCAAGGCCGAGTGGCGCGGTCTGACCGAGGAGGCGGAGAAGTTGTCCGCACTGCTCGCCGACCGTGATCCCGCCGTCTACCGGCGCTACGGGCACTGGTGGGACAAGGGGCTTCCCGGTGTCGAGAGCAGGGTCGTCAAGGGCTGA
- a CDS encoding LacI family DNA-binding transcriptional regulator produces MVRTGSAGRASVAAGPTLAVVARAAGVSVPTASKVVNGREDVAPDTRRRVTEALDRLGYVRRPRFDGARAPRMVDLVVDSLESSGSGAVLHGAEEAAHDAGLEIVVSAALTRGRSGRPERGWLDRLVTRGSSGVLFNLAELGAPQYAWLEQHRIPFVMIDPVLEPPPGVVSVGAANWRGGVTATEHLLSLGHERIAVVADHRNTVSNGARVAGYRSALASAGVRERAEYVRHAGSDEASARHRMRELLDLPEPPTAVFVCSDRMALGVYEALTERGLRVPDDMSVIGFDDLPEARWLAPPLTTVRQPLSEMAATALLLLLRIMDGHRPESTRTELSTRLVERASTAPPCG; encoded by the coding sequence ATGGTCCGTACGGGAAGTGCGGGACGGGCGAGCGTGGCGGCCGGGCCGACGCTGGCGGTCGTGGCCCGCGCGGCAGGGGTGTCGGTGCCGACCGCGTCCAAGGTGGTCAACGGGCGCGAGGACGTCGCCCCGGACACCCGCCGGCGCGTCACGGAGGCCCTGGACCGGCTCGGCTATGTGCGGCGGCCCCGGTTCGACGGGGCGAGAGCGCCCCGCATGGTGGACCTCGTGGTGGACTCGCTGGAGAGTTCGGGGTCCGGCGCGGTCCTGCACGGCGCGGAGGAGGCGGCGCACGACGCGGGTCTGGAGATCGTGGTGTCGGCGGCGCTGACCCGCGGCCGGTCCGGGCGTCCGGAGCGGGGCTGGCTGGACAGGCTGGTGACCCGTGGCTCGTCGGGGGTCCTGTTCAACCTGGCCGAACTGGGCGCGCCCCAGTACGCCTGGCTGGAGCAGCACCGCATTCCGTTCGTGATGATCGACCCGGTGCTCGAACCCCCGCCGGGTGTGGTGTCGGTGGGCGCGGCGAACTGGCGGGGCGGGGTGACGGCGACCGAGCACCTGCTGTCCCTCGGCCACGAGCGGATCGCCGTCGTCGCGGACCACCGGAACACCGTGTCCAACGGTGCGCGGGTCGCCGGCTACCGCTCGGCCCTCGCCTCGGCGGGCGTCCGAGAGCGCGCCGAGTACGTCCGTCACGCCGGTTCCGACGAGGCCTCGGCCCGGCACCGCATGCGCGAACTCCTCGATCTGCCCGAGCCTCCCACGGCCGTCTTCGTCTGCTCCGACCGGATGGCGCTCGGGGTGTACGAGGCCCTGACCGAGCGGGGTCTGCGGGTGCCGGACGACATGAGCGTGATCGGCTTCGACGACCTCCCCGAGGCCCGCTGGCTCGCCCCACCGCTGACGACGGTCCGCCAGCCCCTGTCCGAGATGGCGGCGACGGCACTGCTCCTCCTGCTCCGCATCATGGACGGCCACCGCCCGGAGAGCACCCGCACCGAGCTGTCCACCCGCCTGGTCGAACGCGCGAGCACGGCACCGCCGTGCGGCTGA